The DNA region GCTACCGGTCGGCTTCGTCGCTGGCGACGTCCGGGTGGTGCAGCTCCCGGTCGGCGGCCGGGTCGATGCCGCTGGACGGGCTGCCGGAACGCGGCCCGGTGCGGCCGACCGTGATCGTACGAGGGCTGGGGCGGCTGGGTCGGGGCAACCGTACCCGGAGCAGACCGTGATCCATCACCGCGTCGATCGCGTCCGGGTCCACCCGGGCCGGCAACTGCACCCGATAGTCGAAGCCCCGGGTCTCGAAGCCACCGGAGATCCCGTGATCGGCGTTGACCTCGGCCTCGGTCCGGGCGCGGACGCACAACTCCCGGTCGTCCACCTCCACGGCGACCTCCTCGGGAGCGACACCGGGCAGCCGAACGACCACCTCCCAGCCGTCCGGGGTCTCCCCCAACTCCACCTCAGGCGGCCCCGGTCGGCCACCGACCAGCCGACTCAACTCGGTACGCAGGGACTGCAACTCGCCCAGCGGGTCCCAGCCCTGCTGCCCACCCCGCCAACTCCGTCCCGGTCCGGTCATCGCACGTCTCCCATCCGTCGACTACTTGGACGACCGCAGCGAACTCGGCGCGTCGAGGTGGGCGTCCCGGTCCACCCCGACACCTAGCCGGTCGACCAGTTCCCCACCGAGCCAGGCGCTGATGCCGAGGATGCCGAGCGCCACCACCTCGATGGCGATCAGCGCACCACCGGCGGCCCGGGAGTCGGCGTTGAGGCGTACCACCCAGACCGCGGCGAAGAGCAGGACCACCGCCACGTTGGCGGCGGCGTGGGTGAGTCCCACCCGCTTGGCCCGCGTACCGGTCGGGATGGCCAGCAGGTCGAACGCTCCCGCCGCCGCGGCCAGCAGGCCACCGATCAGGCCGACCGTGATGTTCCAGTACGCCACCTCGCCGAGGAAGTCCGGCCCACCGGCGGTGTCGATGATGTCGAACAGCACCGCCGTCACGAACAGGGCGGCCGGGAACATCACCAGCATGGGATGGACAGGATGACCCAGAACCTTGAGTCGGCTTTCCATCTCCGGCCTCCACTGCGGTCACTGACCGGCGTGCTGTCGCCGCGTTGGTGGGCGGTACCCCGGTCACTTGGGGACAAACATGACGACGGGCACGCCGCACCTACTGCGGCGGCACCGTCGTCATGGTCAACGCTGCGAAGGGTGGGCAGTGACGGTTCGTGCCGCTGTGGGCTGGACCCTGTCCTGGCTCCGCCCCACCTGGTACACCCTGAGGCGACTCTCCGAGGTGAGGGCTGTTCGGTGGCGGGCCTGGACCCGGTCGTCCAACCGGCTGGATGAGGCGGTCGCGTCTCGGGGTGCGGACCATCCTAGGGACCGGTGGCGGTGTGGTTGATCTCGAAAACGGCGAAGCCCAGGTCGGTGACCTGGGCTTCGTTCCGAGCCGCCTGACGGAATCGAACCGTCGACCTACGCATTACGAGTGCGTCGCTCTAGCCGACTGAGCTAAGGCGGCAACGATGGCCTAGTGTACGGCACGCGCCGACGACCGGCGGAGCGGGATTGGCCGGGTCGGCGTACCGGACAGCCCGGCCCTTCCGGCGCAGCAGGGCTGACACCTCGCCCGCTACGCTGCGATGGATGGCCGACGATCACACCCCTCGCGACGAGCCGGTCGACAGCCCGCCGGAGGGCACCCCAACACCCCCGGACGAGCCGGCAGCCACCGGTCGGGCCGCTCCCCTGGGACCGTACGCCGAGGAGGCGGCCGGTGGGCGGGCGGCGCGGCGGCCGCGCAGCACCGATCCGCTGGAGTTGGGGTTCACCCCCCGCAAGCCGGTGCCGTGGCTCGCGCCGCTGCTGCTGATCAGCACCGGTCTGCGTACCCTGCTGGCGATGTTGTTCGGGGCGTACCTGGACAAACGGGAGTTGCAGAAGGCCCTGGACTCGGAGATCGCCAAGCAGGTGGGGCCGGACGGCGGGCTCTGGCTGGATTATGTCGCCGACCTGGGTGACGGGTTCAACGCCACCTACTCGGTCGCCTACCTGCTAGCCCAGCCGGAGCTGACGGTGGACGGGCACCGGCTGCCTCGGGCGCAGACCCTGGTGATGGGCGGGGACCAGGTGTACCCCTCGGCCGCCTACGAGGCGTACGAGGATCGGTGCAAGGGGCCGTACCAGGCCGCGCTGCCGACCACCCCGCCGGAGCAGCCGACGGTCTTCGCGGTGCCCGGCAACCATGACTGGTACGACGGACTGACCGCCTTTCTGCGGCTGTTCGTCCGTACCCGGGACCGGCATTTCGGTGGCTGGCGTACCGGGCAGTCCCGGTCCTATTTCGCCGCCGAACTGCCTGCGGACTGGTGGCTGTTCGGCCTGGACGACCAGTCCGGTTCGTATGTCGATGATCCGCAGCTGACCTACTTCGACGCGGTGGCCGCGAAGCTGGGCCCGCAGAGCAAGGTGATCCTGGCGGTGCCGGCTCCGGCCTGGGTCAAGGCGGTGGACAACCCGTCGGCGTACGACTCGATCGACTACTTCATCCGGACCATCATCGCGCCGACCGGGGCCCGGGTCCGGGTGTTGATCTCCGGTGACCTGCACCATTACGCCCGGTACACCGGCCCGGACGACCGCCAGTTGATCACCTGCGGCAGCGGGGGCGCCTACCTCTACCCCACCCACAAGCTGCCCGAGCAGATCGAGGTGCCGCCGCGCGACACCCTGGCCCGGCGGTCCAGCCCTTCCCGGTCGTACGCCCTGGCCGCCCGTTACCCCGACGCGGCCCGCTCCCGGCGCTACGGCTGGGGGATCTTCGGTCGGTTGCCCCTGCGCAACCCCGGCTTCGCCACCCTGCTCGGCGTCCTGCAGACCCTGCTGATGCTCTCCATGGCCGGGGTGGCCGATTTCCGGGTCCTGGCCTCCGAGCAGCGGCTGTTCAGCGTGCCCCTGGTGCTGATGGTGCTGGTGACCGTGCTGGCGGCGGCCCTGTTCGCCAAGCCGCCCAGCACCACCGGTGAGCGCAACCTGCGGCACTGGGTCCTCGGTGTCGCGCACGGGCTGGCCCAGGTCGGGCTGGGAGCGGTGGGTACCTGGGTCTGGTTGGCCCTGCCCTTCCACAACTGGTCCTGGCCGTTGCCGGCGGCTGCGGCGGCGGTGCTCTACCTGCCGGTGATCGGTCTGGTGGCCAGTCAACTGGTGGCGTTGTACCTGCTGATCGCCAGCGCTTTCGGGGTGAACGTCAACGAGTTGTTCGCCGGCCAGGGCATCGAGGACGCCAAGGGCTTCGTCCGGATGCGCATCGACCCGGACGGCACCCTGACCCTCTACCCCATCGTGGTCGACCGGGTGGCCCGCCGGTGGCAGGTCAACCCTGACCACTCCCCGGAGGCCTCCTGGCTGACCCCCACCACCGACCTCAAACCTCGCCTGGCCGAACCGCCGGTCCACCTGACCTGACCCGGGAGTGAGCAGCCCGGCGACTCACTCGCAGATCCGCCAGTTGCCCTCCTCCTTGACCAGGGGGTAGACCCGGCTGGTGGCGCCACCCTCGGCCGGGGTGTAGCGGACGGTCGCGGTGCCGGTGACCAGACCGTTCTGGTTGGAGACGCTCAGCCCGACGATCTTGTGTCCGGTCAGGTCCGGCTCGGTGGCCTGCTGCTGCGTGAAGTCCGCCTCGCTGACCTGGTCCCGGATCCGGGTGCAGAGCTGCTGGTAGGCGGTCGGATAGTCGCGTTCCACCAGCGCACCGGCGAAGGTGTTCACTGTGGAGCGGACCGGTCCGGTGGCGTCCATCGCCACCCGGTAGATCAGGAAGGCGCCGAGCGCGCCACCAGAGCAACAGAGGGCGAGCACCACACCCAACACGATGAACAGTGTCCGCTTGGACTTCTTCGGCGGCGCCACGGCCGGCTGATATGCCATGCGGGCAGGGTAGGAAACCCGGACAAGCCCAAGATCGCAGGGTACGGGCAGGTCGGGCATCCAGGTCGATAAATCACCCTGCAAGCAGCTCGGAGGGTCTCCGGCCGGTCACTCCCCCTGCGGCGACAGACCCGGCTCTGCGGCGGAAGGCCTTTCGTCGTACGCGATGCGGGGGCGACAGACCTCGGCCAGCGAGCACCGTTTGACCGCCCCGTCGCTGAGCTGCCGGACGGTGACGGTCTCGCTCGGCGGATGCCGGGACACGACCTTGCCCAGACCGGAGGGGGTCTCGACCCGCTGCCCGCTCGTGGGGTAGGTGCCGCTCGTGGCGTACAGGGGGTGCTCGTACTTGAGGCAGCACATCAGACGCCCGCAGGCACCGGAGATGCGCAACGGGTTCAGCGGCAGGTCCTGGTCCTTGGCCATCCGGATGGTCACCGGCTCGAAGTCGTTGAGGAAGGTGGCGCAGCAGAGGTCACGCCCGCAGGAGCCGATGCCGCCCTGCACCCGGGCCGAGTCGCGGGCGGAGAGTTGGCGCAGCTCCACTCGACAGTGCAGGGTCGCCCCGAGATCGCGCACCAGGGAGCGGAAGTCCACCCGGTGCGGGGCGGTGAAGTAGATGGTGCTGCGCTCCCCACGGTCGTCGCCCTTGCTGAAGACGTGGTCGATCGCCACCACCTTCATCGGCAGCCCGTGGGCACGGATCAGCCGCTTGGCCGCCACCTTCGCCTCGGCCTTGCGTCGCCGCAGGTCCTCGTCTCGCCGCAGGTCCTCCTCCTGCGCCAGCCCGGCGAGCTTGGGGAAACCGTCAGTGTCCTCGGTGACCCACTGCGCGGCCCAGACACACTCCGCGACCTCGGGACCGTCGTCCGTGGGCACCAGCACCTTGTCGCCGACCTGGGGGCGCAGGTCACCCGGATCGAGGTAGTAGAGGCGGCCGTAGCGCTGGAAGCTGACCGCACAGAGCATGCCCATGCTGTCACCCTACGACGTCACAGCGTGCTCCTGCTGCGTACGCGAGTCGGCATCAGCCGCAAGGGAGGCGGTACCCGGGCGGTCGGCACGACCAGCCGGTCGGCCGCCGACCCTGTTCACCAGCCGATACGGGTCGATCGGGTGCCCGGGGCAGGTCCGTTGTCCGGGCGGAACCGGGAGCTCTCCTGCCGCCAGGGTGATTCGGCCAGGCTCGGTGCCCACTGCCGCAGCAGGGTCTCCGCACCGTCGTAGGCCACGCAGAGCACCGCCAGCACCCGGGCGGCGATCTCGGCGGCACCGGCCTCCCCCGAGGACAAGGGTCCAGAGTGGGAGGGGGCCCGACCCGGTGCGGTGGCCGCCAGGACCGCCACCGCCTCAGCGGAACCGATCACCTCGGCCAGGGTGCGGGCGACCGCGAGACGGCTGCCCTCCACCCAGTCGGCCAGGGCGTCGGCGTAGCCGGCGGTCGCCTCCAACCGCCCGACCAGACTCTCCGGGCCCTCGTCGAGATGGCGCAGCAGCGTCGCCCGGGACTGACCGTACGCCGCAGCGGCCGACCCGGACCAGAGCAACGGATCGGTGAGGGCGGCGCTGGCATTGTCGTACCCGTGGATGTGTCGGCGCACCGCGTGCCCGGCACCGGCCAGCGGGGCGGGCCGAAGGCCCATGAAGCTGCGCAGGGCCTCCCCCGGCAGCACCTGCATCCGCCGCAGCAGCGGCCAGAGCCGGTGTCCCTCGGGGGCACCGGCGGCCAGCAGGGTGTCCACCCGGCGCAGCAGGTCCAGGCCGGGCTCGGCGAGCCGGTCCAGGGCGTCCATCACCCCTCCCGGACCACTCGACGGGCGACCAGGGAGTCGGTCTCGGCATAGCGGTTGGCGGCCTGGCGCAGGGCGTCCGCCGTGTCGGCCAGCTTCGCGGCGGCGGCCCGGGCCTCCCGGGCCCGGTCGCCGGTCGCGGCCGTCCACTGCCGGTGCAGGGCCCGCCCGATCTCGCCCGGCCGACCGGGGGCGTCGGCGCCGAAGACCGCCTGCGTGGGGTCGGCGGCCGTGATCGACCGGGAGAGGGCGCTCAGGCTGGCGCTCGCCTCGTCCAGCCGGGCGGCCAGGGCGCGGAGGTTGTCCATCTCAGGCCCCCGCCAGCGGCCGGTAGGCGGTGAAGGTCTCGTTGTGCAGTTTCTCCCGGGCCCACTGGGCGGCGTCGGCCGCGGCGGTGACCGCCGCCCGCACCGAAGCGGCCACATCCCGGGGGGCCCGGTGGTGCAGGGGGCCGAGGAAGCGTACGTCCGTGATCCGGCCGCTGGCGGTCACCACCACCTCGACCAGGCCGTCCGGGGACCGGACGGTGACCTCGACCGTCGCCACGGCCCGGTCGAACTCGGCCTGGAGGGACTCGATCCGGCGGTAGCGCCGTACCGCCTCCTCGATCCACGCCTCGTCGATCTCGCCCCGCGGCATCAGCGGACTCCTCCCCGGCTGTCTCACTCTGGGTGCCGCCGCCGTCACCACGGCACACCGGACCGTACCGCACCTCAATTGCGCGTGTCGATGCCTGTGGATAACGGTCCGGCCGACAGGACCTGGCCGGGTGTCAGCCCTTCCACAGGGAGAGCATCATGGCCTCGACGGCGATCCGGGGCTTGACGTTCGCCTCGATCGCGGTGCGGCACGCCAGCACGGCTTCCAGCCGGCGCAGCGCCCCTTCCGCCTGCCAGGTACGCGCCCCGGCATCGGCCAACTCGACCGTGTCGGTGTGCACCGGCGCCACCGGCGCCCCCAGCGCCATGGTCAAGGCGTCCCGGTAGAAGGCGGCCAGGTCGACCAGCGCCCGGTCCAGCGCGTCCCGCTGGGCCCGGGTGGCCCGTGACTTCTGCCGCCGTTCCAGGTCCTTGAGCTGACCGGCGGAACCCCGGGCCGCGCCGGCCGCACCCCGGCCGGTACCCCCCGCACCCAGGGCGGTCTCCAGGGCGGCCCGCTCCGCGGCGTCGACCTCCACGACCGCAGCCTCGGCTTCGGCCTCGGCCGCCTCGATCAGCGCGGCGGCCGCGTCGAAGGCCGCACCCACGCTGGTCAGTCGGCGGGGTACCGCGAGCACCGCCTCCCGCCGAGCCCGGGCCTGGGGGTCGCCGGCCAGTCGCCGGGCCCTACCGACATGCCCCTGGGTGGCCGCCGCCGCCCACCGGGCCACCTCGGGCGCGATCCCGTCCCGACGCACCAGCACCTCGGCCACCGCCTCCGCCGCCGGCTGCACCAGGGGTACGACCCGACAGCGGGACCGGATGGTCACCGAGATGTCGTCCGGGTGGGTGGAGGGGGTGCAGAGCAGGAAGACCGTCCGGGGCGGCGGTTCCTCCACCGCCTTGAGCAGGGCGTTGCCGGCCGCCTCGGTCAACCGGTCGGCGTCCTCGATGATCACGACCTGCCACCGGCCACCGGAGGGGGTGCTGGAGGCGCGCAGCACCAGCGCCCGCATCTCGCTGACCCCGATGGAGAGCCCGTCCGGCACCACCAGTCGCACGTCGGCGTGGGTGCCGGCCAGGGTGGTGTGGCACCCGGGGCACCGCCCGCACCCGGTGCCCTGCTCGCACTGCAGGGCGGCCGCGAAGGCCCGCGCCGCTACCGACCGACCCGAGCCGGGAGGCCCGGTGAAGATCCAGGCGTGGGTCATGCCGGCGCCGGGATCGGGCCCGCTGACCTCCGGCTCCTGATCGCCCCGGGGGGCGCGCAGCACCTCGGCTGCGGCGGCGGCAGCCCGGCGTAAGGTGTCCACCGCCTCGTCCTGCCCGACCAGGTCGGCGAAGGCGTCCGGCATCAGGTCCGCTCCGTGGTCACCAGCTCCGTTGGGGATAACTCGGGCTGCACCGAGGTGTCCGGGCCACTGGCCGGCCCCGGGTGGTCCAGGTCATCGGAGGCGAGCAGTTCCGCCACCCGATCGGCGACCCGCTCGGAGATCTCCTCGGCCGAGTGCCCGGCGTCGAGCACAAGGTAGCGCTTGGGGTCGGCGGCGGCCAGGTCCAGGAAGGCGTACCGGACCCGCTCGTGGAAGGCCAGCGACTCGGCCTCCAGCCGGTCGACCGTCTGGCTGCGCTCGGCCACCCGGGACAGCCCGGTGCGGGGGTCGATGTCCAGCAGCACCACCAGGTCGGGCTTGAGCCCACCGGTGGCCCAGGAGGAGAGCCAGGAGAGTTCGTCGACCGGCAGGGTACGCCCGGCACCCTGGTACGCCAGGGAGGAGTCGACATACCGGTCACTGATCACGACGGCACCCCGGGACAGGGCGGGCCGGACCACGGTGGCCACGTGATGGGCCCGGTCGGCGGCGTAGAGCAGGGCCTCGGCGCGCGGGGAGGGTGCCTCGTCGTCGACCCCGTTGTCCAGCACCAGGGAGCGGATCCGGGTGCCGACCGCGGTGGCGCCCGGTTCCCGGGTGACCACCACGTCCCGGCCCTCGGCCTGCAGCCGCTCGGCCAGGTGGGCCAACTGGGTCGACTTGCCGGCGCCCTCGCCGCCCTCGAAGACCACGAACAGCCCGGCCGCGACGAAGGGCTCCGCCGGCATCAGCGGACGGCCCCGGATCGAACCCCACAGGTCGGCCAGGACGGGAACGCCCTTCTTGTCGTCCATCTGGCCGAAGGCGCTGATCCCGGCGAAGATCCCGGCCGCCCCGGCGGCCAGCAGCAGCAGGCGGGTGGCGGAGATCGAGATGCCCAGGTCGGCGATCACCAGTTGGCGGGAGCCACCGACACCGGCGAGCAGGCTGCCCAGTGCGATGGCCAGGATCAGCACCAGCCGGGTGCCGATCTGCACCACGGCGAAGACCCGGCCGCGTACCTCGTCGGCGACCTCGCCACCGAGCAGGGTGGTGCCGGAGAGGAAGGCCATTCCGGCGCCGGCGCCGACCAGGACCGCGCCGACCAGGGCCATGGACAGGTGGATGGCGAAGGCCAGGGTCATCACCGAGGCGCTGGCCAGCACGATGCTCATGCCGAACCAGCGACGCCGGGACATGTCCCGCACGATCATCGGGCCCAGCCCGATGCCGATCGCCAGGCCGAAGAAGATCGCCCCGAAGAGCAGGGAGAAGGCGGCGTCACCTGCACCGAGGGAGTTGGCGAAGAACCGGGAGGTACCGATCACGATGCCGCCGCCGGCGAAGGCACCGAAGATGCCCAGCACCAGGCCACGGACCAGCGGCGTCTTCCCGATGTACCGCCAGCCCTCGTTGAACTGGCGCAGCATGCTCTGCTCGGACTGTTCCTGCCGCTGGCGCTGTCCCTGGCTGATCTCCTTGATGCCGAAGGCGACGACCAGGGCGGTGGCCAGCCGGGAGAGCGCGTTGAACCAGAGCGCGAGTTGGGCCGGCTCGGCCCAGGAGGGCATCTCGCCGCCGGTGGCGCCCCGGACTATGCCGTCGAGCGAGGCGAGCACGATCGCGGCGAAGATCGGCGTCAGGCCGTACGTGGTGATCAGGGTGAGCTGGTTGGCGGTCTCCAGCCGGGCGCGCGGGATGAGGTTCGGTACGGCCGCTTCCTTGGCCGGGATCCAGAGCAGGGTGACCGTCTCGATCAGGAAGGTGGCGATGGCCGCCCAACTGACCACCCGGGCACCGCTGGCGCCGGTCAGCGCGTACAGCGGGATGGAGGCGAACAGTACGAACCGCAGCAGGTCGCAGATGACCATGGTCCAGCGCCGGTCGAACCGGTCGGCGAACACCCCGGCGATCGGGCCGAGCAGCAACGCGGGCAGCAGTCGAATGGCGATCACGCCACCGAAGGCCGCCCCCTTGGCGGTGCTCCCCTCCACCTGGGCGGCGGCGAAGATGCTGGTGGCGAGCAGACCGAGCCAGTCACCGAAGGAGGCCGCGCTGAGCACGATCCAGAGCCGGCGGAAGGGCCGGATGCGCAGTACGGAGCGGATGGCGGGGTAACCGGTCAGGTCGGCCTGGCCGGTAGTGCCGCCGGATCGACTCTGACCGCTGGGCTGGTCCGCGGACGGCGACACGCCGGACGACTCGCCGTTGAACTGGCTTTCGATGGCCGTACCTCCACGTGCCGGCCCATCGCTGGGCACCCCCGGTGGAACACTCTAGACCTGCGGGGACCCACCCCCGTCACGCCTCGCCTTGCCTGCCGAGCCTAGGCCGCGGTTGCCGAACGGTGTTGAGCAGGCAGGACGCGAGGGTGTTTCGCATTCACCGTTTCACAGTTAGCGTGCACACGTGGCCACCGACAGCGAGAATCTGCGCCACCGACTGGACCGGGCGACCCGGCACCTCGATCCCCCGTACGCGGTGGTCGACCTGGCCGCCTTCGACACGAACTCCGCCGCCCTGGTCGCCCGGGCCGGCGGCAAGCCGCTGCGGATCGCCAGCAAGTCCCTGCGCAGCCGGGAACTGATCGCCCGGGCCCTGGGCCGTACCGGCTGGCAGGGGGTGATGGCGTTCACCCTGCCCGAGGCGATCTGGCTGGTGCGGACCGGAATCACGGACGACGCGCTGGTGGCGTACCCCACTGTCGACCGGGGGGCCCTCGCCGAACTAGCGGCCGATCCGGTGCTGGCCGCCGCCGTCACCCTGATGGTCGACGACCCCGATCAGCTGGACTTCTACGACGCGGTGCGGTCGTCGGGTAACCGGCCTGAGCTGCGGCTCTGCCTGGATCTGGACGCCTCCTGGCGGCTGCTGGGCGGCCGGGTGCACGTCGGGGTACGCCGCTCACCGGTGCACAGCGCCCAGGCCGCCGGCCGGTTGGCCGCCACGATCGCCGCCCGGCCCGGCTTCCGGCTGGTCGGCCTGATGTCGTACGAGGCACAGATCGCCGGGGTAGGCGATGCGCCACCCGGGCAGGCGGCGCTCGGCCCGGTGATCCGGCTGGCCCAGCGCGGGTCGTACCGCGAGCTGCTGGCCCGCCGGGCTGCGGCGGTGGCCGCCGTACACGACCACGCTGACCTGGAGTTCGTCAACGGCGGCGGCACCGGCAGCGTGGCCGCGACCAGCGCCGATCCCGCGGTCACCGAGGTCACCGCGGGATCGGGGCTGTACGGGCCGACGTTGTTCGACGGTTATCGGGCCTGGCGTCCCACCCCGGCGGCCTTCTTCGCCTGCGCGGTGGTCCGGCGGCCGGCACCCGGGCTGGCCACCGTGCTCGGCGGCGGCTGGATAGCCTCCGGTTCGGCCAGCCGCAGCCGACTGCCCCGACCCTGGCTGCCCACCGGACTCACCCTGGTCGGCACCGAGGGTGCCGGTGAGGTGCAGACCCCGGTGGCCGGTGACCCGGCCGACCGGCTGCGCCTCGGCGACCGGGTCTGGTTCCGCCACGCGAAGTCCGGTGAGCTGTGCGAGAGGGTGAACGAACTGCACCTGGTGGAGGGGGACCAGGTGGTGGCCACCGTGCCGACCTACCGGGGCGAGGGCCACGCCTTCCTGTGATCCGGGCTGGTTCCGGACCGACCTGCCGCCAGGCTGGGCCGGTGTGGCCGGGCCGGGGCGGCGAAAGCGGGGCCGGGGCGGCGAGTGCTCAGACGGGTTGGGCGGTCGTCTCCGTGGAGTCGACGATCTGGTCGTCGGCCGGCTTCGCGGGCTGCACGACCGGCCGGTGCCCGGTGTCGCCCCGGGCGTCCACCTGACGGTGCAGGTAGTCGCGGATGAGGGCCTTGGCCTCGGCCAGGACCCGATCGTCGCCGTCGGACCTGCGCCGGAAGGCGAGCTTGATCAGCGCGTCGGCCACCTCCACCGCGATTTCCAGATGGAAACGCAGCTCGGGCACGCCGGCGAGGCCGAAGCGTTCGGTGAGCACCCGGGCCAACTGGTCGGCGATCACCCCGTTGTTGTCCCGCTGCTCATCGAGCAGATGCAGGTCGACCACGTCGCCGAAGTGCAGGGTACGGAAGCCGGGAACGGTGCGGTGCATCGTGATGTACTCGTCGATGCTGGCGTCGACCCCGTCCCACCAGTGGGTCAGATCGTCCGAGGCGAAACGCTCGTCGAGCCGCTGGAGGTACGCCTCCATCGTGCGCAGGGTCAGCGCCTGCACGATCGCCCGCTTGTCCGGGAAGAACTGATAGACCGACCCGATCGCCACCTCTGCCCGCTCGGCGAGCAGGGTCGTGGTCAGCCCCTCGTACCCCACTTCGTCGACGAGTTCGGCGCAAGCGTCCAGCATCCGCTGGACCCGCGCGACACTACGACCCTGCACCGGAACCCGGCGCAGCGGCCCGGTCGTGGCGGCTGAAGTGGACACTCGCCACCCCCTCTCGACGGATGAACATATCTACACGTCACCAGTTCGTGACTACCGGTACAACGAGCGAATCTCGATTGCGGTGTTTACCAGGAACAACGTTCCTGATATGAACGCCATTCATATTCATCTGAAGGAGCGCCGATGCCCCGAAGCAGCGCCGCCGACGCCAGCACCTGGTCAAACTGGGCGGGAAACCAGCACAGCGCGACAACCGCCGTCCTGCGTCCCACCACTATCGCGGAGGTTGTCGAGCAGGTCCGCTCCGCCGCCGAGGCCGGTGCCCGGATTCGCCCGGTCGGCAGCGGTCACTCCTTCACCCCCGTCGCGGTCGGCGACGGCAGCCGGATGGACCTGGCCGAACTCGCCATCGACGTACGTGTGGACATCGATCGGCGCCTCGTCACCGTACCGGCCGGGATGACCCTGCGGCAGCTCAACTCGCTACTCGCCGACCATCAGTTGGCGCTGCCCAATCTCGGTGACATCGACGCCCAGACGGTGGCCGGGGCGATCTCCACCGGCACCCACGGCACCGGTGCGGGGTACGGCGGACTGGCCACCTTCGTGGCGGCCCTGACCCTGGTCACCGGCACCGGTGAGGTCCTGCACTGCTCTGCCGAGGAGCACCCCGAGGTGTTCGACGCGGCCCGGATCTCCCTCGGCGCCCTCGGGGTACTGGTCGAGGTGACCCTGCGCTGTGTGGAGGCCTTCGTACTGCGGGCCCACGAACGCCCGGCCGCCCTGGACACCGTGCTGGCCAACCTGCCCGACCTGGTCGGCAGCCACGACCACGTCGAGTTCTTCTGGTTCCCGTACAGCCGCCGGGTGCAACTCAAGGTCAACGACCGGGTGCC from Micromonospora sp. NBC_01739 includes:
- a CDS encoding D-arabinono-1,4-lactone oxidase, translated to MPRSSAADASTWSNWAGNQHSATTAVLRPTTIAEVVEQVRSAAEAGARIRPVGSGHSFTPVAVGDGSRMDLAELAIDVRVDIDRRLVTVPAGMTLRQLNSLLADHQLALPNLGDIDAQTVAGAISTGTHGTGAGYGGLATFVAALTLVTGTGEVLHCSAEEHPEVFDAARISLGALGVLVEVTLRCVEAFVLRAHERPAALDTVLANLPDLVGSHDHVEFFWFPYSRRVQLKVNDRVPADDRPLPRWRGWLDDDFLANTVFAGACRLGRAVPALAPTISALSARALSERIYTGRSDAVFCSPRRVRFVEMEYALPREALPEALHALRRIIDRLPFRVLFPVEVRFTAADDIWLSHSYGRESAYVALHQYLGMPYEPYFRAFEQVATELGGRPHWGKLHWREADSLAEAYPRWQDFHRIRTHLDPHRLFTTPYLAALLA
- a CDS encoding amino acid deaminase/aldolase encodes the protein MATDSENLRHRLDRATRHLDPPYAVVDLAAFDTNSAALVARAGGKPLRIASKSLRSRELIARALGRTGWQGVMAFTLPEAIWLVRTGITDDALVAYPTVDRGALAELAADPVLAAAVTLMVDDPDQLDFYDAVRSSGNRPELRLCLDLDASWRLLGGRVHVGVRRSPVHSAQAAGRLAATIAARPGFRLVGLMSYEAQIAGVGDAPPGQAALGPVIRLAQRGSYRELLARRAAAVAAVHDHADLEFVNGGGTGSVAATSADPAVTEVTAGSGLYGPTLFDGYRAWRPTPAAFFACAVVRRPAPGLATVLGGGWIASGSASRSRLPRPWLPTGLTLVGTEGAGEVQTPVAGDPADRLRLGDRVWFRHAKSGELCERVNELHLVEGDQVVATVPTYRGEGHAFL
- a CDS encoding TetR family transcriptional regulator, coding for MLDACAELVDEVGYEGLTTTLLAERAEVAIGSVYQFFPDKRAIVQALTLRTMEAYLQRLDERFASDDLTHWWDGVDASIDEYITMHRTVPGFRTLHFGDVVDLHLLDEQRDNNGVIADQLARVLTERFGLAGVPELRFHLEIAVEVADALIKLAFRRRSDGDDRVLAEAKALIRDYLHRQVDARGDTGHRPVVQPAKPADDQIVDSTETTAQPV